A single Anopheles arabiensis isolate DONGOLA chromosome 2, AaraD3, whole genome shotgun sequence DNA region contains:
- the LOC120897644 gene encoding uncharacterized protein LOC120897644, giving the protein MAENRVNATSEQIEKLISLIASNKQIVTSRSLGTAKYWNAVANELNALGPPIHNRNELKEIWYDYCDTLKDQLVDNYVKNKDAGKYPWDLTNFTPLEKHVIDMMCMVKSLQPIPNTRALGLPHMSPVKFVSYEVQPQPSQEPVPPEPQPQPETKTTVGCVRNRRHRYRSLAELQLLELRKLTKVNRKLCLLKQKELKVKNKQLLLMKQRLKMDFEIAQKRLEWDREMAGVYKYK; this is encoded by the exons ATGGCT GAAAACCGTGTAAACGCAACCAGCGAACAAATCGAAAAGCTTATTTCACTTATTGCGAGCAACAAACAGATTGTCACCAGTCGGAGTCTAGGAACTGCCAAGTACTGGAACGCCGTTGCCAATGAGCTCAACGCACTAGGTCCACCGATACACAATCGAAATGAATTGAAAGAG ATCTGGTACGACTACTGCGACACCCTGAAAGACCAACTGGTCGACAACTATGTGAAGAACAAAGATGCGGGAAAGTATCCATGGGATTTGACTAACTTTACGCCATTGGAGAAGCATGTCATCGACATGATGTGTATGGTGAAATCTTTGCAGCCTATACCGAACACAAGGGCCTTGGGTTTGCCACATATGTCTCCTGTCAAGTTTGTAAGCTACGAGGTACAGCCACAACCATCTCAAGAACCTGTACCGCCAGAACCTCAACCTCAGCCGGAAACGAAGACAACTGTCGGCTGTGTTAGAAATCGTCGTCACAGGTATCGAAGTTTAGCGGAGCTTCAGTTGCTGGAGTTAAGGAAATTAACGAAGGTGAATAGAAAACTGTGCCTTTTGAAGCAGAAAGAGTTGaaggtgaaaaacaaacagctgCTTTTGATGAAACAACGACTCAAGATGGATTTTGAAATTGCTCAAAAGCGTCTAGAATGGGACAGAGAAATGGCAGGAGTGTACAAGTACAAGTGA